The DNA sequence AATAACTATCCAAAAGAAAAGACGTTTCACCCAATTTATCTCAATTTAGGTTAATTCCAATCATGACAATTGTtaatcagcaaaaaaaaaatcaaagagaaTTATTATCGACGCTTTTAAAAGAATTGATACACTTACAAGATAAGTATCAGACTgtaaaattttttaaattaattattttaatatgtaatataaaaaaatatttatattcCAACAAATGATCTAAACTGCTTTATGCACTAAACCTGGGTTAGAAAACTAAAATTTGAGATCTCTAGGGTATGTtgagaaaaaattaaaaggtTATTATATGGTGAGTCCAGAGCTGAAGAGAGTGAGAGACAGGGCCGGCTGCAAATGTTTGCCATTTTGAGTTAATTCCTTCAGTTCTGAGATTAATGAAACAGTACGTGTGGTTCCTAGAGTGATCTCTGATGAGATGAATGTACAATTAACAAAAGATATATCAGCAGATAAGGTTTTTAGAGCGTTGAAGCAAATGTATCCTTCAAAGGCACCAGGTCTAGATGGTTTCTCACCATGTTTTTAATTATCAAAGATTTTGGGATGTTGTGGAGACTGTGAGGAGTTTCTTGGGGTCTGATGAAGAGGTGCGAAGATTAAACTGCACCCATGTCACGTTGGTTCCAAACGTGAAGAGCCCACAGAATATGAGCTAATTACGTCCAATTAGTTTGTGCAACGTTTTGTATAAGATTGGTTCGAAAGTCCTCGCCAACAGGTTAAAGCGTCTTCTACCTGAATTCATTTGTCCTTTTCAAAGCGCCTTTGTTCCGGGGAGACTAATCTCAGACAATTCACTTGTGGCTTTCGAAATTGCACATTTTTTGAAACGACGAAGGAGTGGGAAGGTTGGCTTTGGGGCTTTGAAACTAGACATGAGCAAGGCGTATGACATGGTTAGTTGGCAATTTTTAGAGGCCGTGATGGTTCAAATGGGTTTCGATACTGCATGGGTGACTTGGATAATGCGATGTGTGAGTACTGTCTCTTATTCATTCATACTAAATAGGGATCCTAGTGGACAGATTTTACCGTCAAGGGGTTTGAGGCAAGGTGATGCAATTTCCCCATATCTATTTCTGTTTTGCGCAGAGGTTTTATCTCGCTTATTCATGGTTTCTGAGGAGACTGGGAAGCTGAATGGAGTTAGGGTTTGTAGAGGTGCCCCTAGTATAAATCACCTATTTTTTTCCGATGAttccttcattttctttaaAGCAAAAGAGCATGAGAGTTTGGAGTTGAGAAATACTCTCCAGCTATATGAACGTGTTTCCGGGCAAAAGATCAACTATGAGAAGAGTTCTATTGCATTTAGTAAGAATGTCAGATTGGATAAACAGGAATTTCTTGCTGGTTTGTTAGGAGTTTTACGGGTGgataaacatgaaaaatatttaggTTTGCCTATGGACGTCATCTACTTCAAAATTGACGCATTTGACTTTCTAAAAGAAAAGGTGGAAAAAAGACTCCAAGGATGGAGGGAGAAAATGTTAAGTGCAGTGGCGATGGAAGTACTTCTCAAATCGGTCATCCAATCTATCCCAACCTATGTGATGAGTTGTTTTGAAATCCCAAAGCAATTGTGTCGTGACATACACCAACTCATGGCTCGGTTTTGGTGGGGAGATAAGGGGGAGGCTCACAAAATTCATTGGGTTGCTTGGGAAAAGCTATGCACTTCTAAGGAGGAGGGGGACTATTCAAAATTTGATGTTATTCAACCTGTCTCTC is a window from the Rosa chinensis cultivar Old Blush chromosome 2, RchiOBHm-V2, whole genome shotgun sequence genome containing:
- the LOC112188962 gene encoding uncharacterized protein LOC112188962; this translates as MSKAYDMVSWQFLEAVMVQMGFDTAWVTWIMRCVSTVSYSFILNRDPSGQILPSRGLRQGDAISPYLFLFCAEVLSRLFMVSEETGKLNGVRVCRGAPSINHLFFSDDSFIFFKAKEHESLELRNTLQLYERVSGQKINYEKSSIAFSKNVRLDKQEFLAGLLGVLRVDKHEKYLGLPMDVIYFKIDAFDFLKEKVEKRLQGWREKMLSAVAMEVLLKSVIQSIPTYVMSCFEIPKQLCRDIHQLMARFWWGDKGEAHKIHWVAWEKLCTSKEEGDYSKFDVIQPVSLGEARLEAPHKPEFLGSQSLQG